The DNA window TGCTGTCGGTCGCCCCCCTCATGAACGGCGGCGGCCTGTTCGAGACCGGCGCAGGCGGCTCCGCGCCCAAGCACGTGCAGCAGCTCGTCAAGGAGAACTACCTGCGCTGGGACAGCCTGGGCGAGTTCCTCGCGCTCGCGGTCAGCTTCGAGCACCTCGCGCAGACGACGGACAACGCGCGCGCCCAGGTGCTCGCCGACACCCTCGACCGCGCGACCGCGACCTTCCTGGAGGAGGACAAGTCGCCGAGCCGTCGCCTCGGTGGCATCGACAACCGCGGCAGCCACTTCTACCTGGCCCTGTACTGGGCCCAGGAGCTGGCGAAGCAGACCGAGGACGCCAAGCTCGCCGAGGCGTTCGCGGCTCTCGCCAAGACGCTGGCCGAGCAGGAGCAGACCATCGTCGACGAGCTGATCGCGGTGCAGGGCTCCCCGGCCGACATCGGCGGTTACTACCGGCCCGACGCCGCCAAGGCGCAGGCCGTGATGCGCCCGTCGAACACCTTCAACCAGGCCGTCGCGACGCTCGGCTGACCCAGCGGCACCTGTCGCGTTCCGCCTGACGTCCGGGTGGTACGTTCCGCCCCGGCCCGCGTGCATGCGGGCCGGGGCGGTCCCGTTCCGGCCAGGTCTCAGCCGCGTCCGCCGCCGGGCGTGAGCGCCGGGATACGGGAGGCGAGTTCCCGCTGGTAGAAGTCGATGAAGCCGTCGGGGTCCGGGCCCGCGTTCTGCATGACCAGGCGGTCGAAGCCCGCGTCGACGAACCGCTGTGCCACCTCGACGTACCGGGCGGCATCCGGGCCGCAGGCGAACTTCTCCAGGATGTCCTCCTCGCGCACGGTCGTGGTCGCCGCGTCGAAGTTGACCGGGTTCGGCAGCTCGCTCATGACCTTCCACCCGGTCACCGCCCAGCGCGAGGTCTCCAGCGCGGCCTTCGCGGCCGTGTGCTCGTCCGGGGCCCACGCCATCGGCACCTCCGCGTAGCGCGGGCCGCCGCCGCCCGCGTCGCGGTACTGCCGGACGATCTCCGCCTTGTCCTCGGTGGCGAACAGGCCGTCGCCGAGCTCCGCGGCGATCCGCGTCGACGCCGGGCCGCTGGCCGCCACCGCGATCAGCGGCAGTTCAGCGGGCAGATCGAACACCCGGGCGTCCCGCAGCCGCAGGTGCTTGCCCTCGTACGACTGGTATCCGCCGCGCCACAGCAGCCGGATGATCTCCAGGGCCTCCCTGAGCATCTCGTGCCGCGTACTGACGGCGTCGGGGAAGCCCACGCCGGTGACGTGCTCGTTCAGCCGCTCGCCGGAGCCGACGCCGAGCACGAAGCGGCCGTCCGACAGCAGGGCGAGGGTCGCCGCGGCCTGGGCCACGATCGCCGGGTGGTAGCGCACGGTCGGACACGTCACGCCCGTCGCCAGCCCGATCCGGGACGTCTTCGCCGCGATACTGCCCAGCACGGTCCAGGCGAACGGCGAATGGCCCTGGTTGTCGAGCCAGGGGTGGTAGTGGTCGCTGATCTCGACGAAATCGAAGCCCGCCCGCTCCGCCAGCACGGCCTGCCGCACCAGCTCCGCCGGTCCGAACGCCTCGGCGGCGAGCTTGTAGCCGATCTGCATGTACTCCTCGTTTCCTGGATTTCCCCCGGCGCACCGAACCGTTCGTCCGCGCAGAGGTACCCCTTCCGCCGGCGGCGCGTCGCGGCTTTCACCCGGCCGGCCCTGAGGCACGGCAATCGGATGACGGCGGTCCGGTGACGACGTGGCGCGTTGGCCGCCGTCCGGGGACGGGCGTAGGTAGTGTGAGGGAGCCGGCCCGGGGTGGCGAAGCGCCGGGCGGCTCCCTCCGCCACGAGGATGGGATGACGAGACGTGACAACTGCCAGAGAGATCATGACCCCCGGTACCGAGTGCATCGGGGCCGACGAGACGGTGCTGGTCGCGGCCAGGAAGATGACGGAGCTGGGCGTCGGCGCCCTGCCGATCTGCGGGACCGACAACAGGCTCAAGGGCATGCTGACCGACCGCGACATCGTCGTGAAGGTCCTGGGGGCCGGCAAGGACCCCGCTCGGACCACGGCGGGCGAACTGGCGCAGGGCGAGGCGGTGACCATCGGCGCCGACGACGACGCCGGCGAGATCCTGCGCACGATGACGTCGCACAAGGTCCGGCGGCTGCCCGTCATCGACGGCCACGACCTCGTCGGCATCGTGGCCCAGGCCGATGTCGCCCGGGCCCTGCCCGACCCGCAGGTGGGCGACCTTCTCCAGGCCCTCTCCACGGACTGACGCCGGAAGCCCGCCACGGCGCAGCGGTCGTCGAGAAAAACAGTCCACTCTTCTTGAATTGGACTTGGATGGCCCTGGATTGGACTCGCTACGGTTCGGGCATGCGCATCTACGTAGTCGACGCCTTCACCGACCGTCCGTTCGCCGGGAACCCGGCGGGTGTGTGCCTCCTGCCCGCCGGGGAATGGCCACAGGACGGCTGGATGCAGCAGGTCGCGGCGGAACTGAACCACTCGGAGACCGCCTTCGCCCTCCCGCGGCCCGGTGCGGGCGAGGCCGGCTGGGCGATCCGCTGGTTCACCCCGCTCGCCGAGACGAACCTTTGCGGCCATGCCACATTGGCCACCGCGCACGTGCTCCGCACCGAGCGCGGCCACATCGGTACGGTGCGCTTCAGCAGCAGGCACAGCGGTGCCCTCCTCGCGCACACCGACGCGGAAGGCACCATCACACTGGACTTCCCGGCGGCGCCGGGCTCCCGGACGCCCGTCCCCGAAGGACTGGCCGAGGCCCTCGGGACCACGCCCGCGGCCACGTTCCGTACGGGAGCCCTGGGCGACCTGCTGACCGTCCTGCCCGACGAGGACGCCGTCCGCGCCGTGGTCCCCGACCTGGACGCCGTGGCCGCCCTGACACGCCGCGAGAAACGGCGCGGCGTCATCGTCACCGCCCCGGCCTGGGCGGACCGGACGTACGACTTCGTCTCGCGCTTCTTCTCACCGGCCGAGGGCATCCCCGAGGACCCCGTCACCGGCAGCGCCCACACCGCGCTCGCCCCGTACTGGTCCGAACGCCTCGGCCGCGACGGGCTCACCGGCCTCCAGGCGTCCGTGCGCGGGGGCCTGGTCCGTACCGCGGTGCGCGGCGACCGCGTGCACCTCACCGGGAACGCCGTCACGGTGCTGGACGGCACCCTGCACACGTAGACCCCGCGCACGTAGACCTCGCACAGGTAGACCCGCACACGCAGAAGGCCGGACGCGGCGCCGCGACCGGCCCTCGGTGTCCGGTGCTCCGGGGAGCACCGGACGCCGTCCTCAGGACTACTTGCCCCGGCCCGACAGGGCGTCGCGCATCCGGTCGACCAGACCGGCCCCGGGAGCCAGCAGCTTGTTCGCCGGCGGCTTGTCGGGGGCGGAGGGGTGCGGACGGGTCGGCGCCATCTTCTTGGCCTGCCGGACCTTGTCACCCAGCTCGTTCAGCATCTCGGGGGTACATGCCTCGCGCAGCCGGGGGAAGAGGTTGTCCTCCTCGTCGAGGATGTGCGTCCTGATCTCCGTCATGAGCTTGCCCACCAGCATGTCGAACTGCGGGTCGTCCGCCTCGCAGCTCTCCATGTCCTTCATGGTCTGCTCCGCCTCGGCGTGGTCCTCCAGCTCCTTGTCCGCGAGCGCGTCACCGCCGGGGACGTGCTTGCGGACCGCCGGGTAGAGGTACGCCTCCTCGGCCACCGAGTGGCGGACCAGCTCCATGGTGACCTGGTCGGCGTACACCTTCCGCTGCCTGTCACCGGCCGGGAGCTCCTCGATGTTGGTGAACAGCTCCTTCACCTCGTCGTGGTCGGTGGTCAATTCCGCGATGACGTCTCCGCCGTGTGCCATGGTGTTGCTCCTCTGTGTGGGTGGTGTGGCGCGGACCACGGTCCGGTCGTGACGCGCGCCATTTCCGTACGGAAAGCCGGGGGGTAGCGTTCCGGGCTTCTCTCCCGATGAATTCGGACGGCCCGGACATGCCCGCAGATCTCTCCCCGCTGATAGCGGCGACCGCTCAGTGGCTGACCCGCGCCTATCCGTCGGACGGCGGGGCGATGGACTCCGCCCTCTGTGAGGCGCAGGCGCGGCAGGCCGTGACCGTGGCGGCCTGGCTGCGCTACCCGAGCCCCATGGACGCCGCACTGGTCTCGGTGGCGGGCCCCGGAGGCTCCGCCCGGCTCGACTGGGTCTCCGGAGCCGACGGCACGGCCGCCGGCGACGACCCGGACACGTACGCCTGGCGTACGTGGGTCGACGAGGTCGTGGCGAGCTGGGCGGCCTGCCTGCTCAGCGCCCCCGCGCTGGCCGCAGCCGCGGTGGCCGCGCTCGCCGGGTCCCCGGAGGCGGACGCTCCGGCGGTCGAGTTCCGGCGTCTGGTCACGCCCGACGCACGGGACCGCCGGGCCGCCGCGCTCCTGCGGCACCCGGACCTCCTGGCCCCCGTCGCCGAGCTCCACCACGAACGGCTGCTCGACCGCCTGAAGCCCGGGCCGGCGCTGACCGCCTGACACCCGGGCCGGCGCGGACCGGCCGGGCCGCCGGGTGCCGCAGGGTGCGGGACTACTTGCCGACTTCCCGGTTGACGGCCGCCGGGGACTCGTACTCCTTTTCCGGCAGTGCCTTGAGCGCTTCCTTGATCTCCTGCTTGGCGCCGTTCTTCTCCGCCTTCTCGATGATCTCCCTCTTGGAGGCGGGGTAGTTGACGCCGCCGAGGGACTTCTGCATTTCGATCGGGTTCACGTTCATGCGCCGATGTATGCCACGGCCCCGGTACGCGGATGCCTCCCGCCGAAGCTGTCACCGCGATGGCGCAAAGCCCGCGACCGCTCGTCAGGACCTGCGCCGGAGCGGGCCCCAGACGCCTTCCTGCCGGGCCACTTCGGCGGCGGCCTCCTCGATCACCCGGCCGTCGATCCAGCCGACAGGCTCGACGTCCCCCACTAGCGGCTCGTTGTCCGGGCCCCGGCCGCGCTCCCGTCCGCGCAGGGCCCAGGGGTGCACGTCCGGGCCCTTCTCGCGCGGCAGGTGCGAGTAGTCGTGCAGCCGGCGGGCCACCCACACCTTGACGGGCCGGTTCTCCCACCACGCCTCGACATCGAGGGAGTTCGCGCTCAGCCCCGGCATGGGGACACCCGTCAGGTCGTCCTTGCTCGACACCGCTTTCAGGTCCTTCGCGGGGCCGCGTGACCAGCGCACGTACAGATGATCCTGGCCTTCGATCAGCCGGGTCACGTCGTCCAGCGTGCGCAGGACAGGCAGGTCGTCCGGTGTACCCATGCCAGCACTCCCTCCTCGCCACACACGCTTGTCACCAATGAAAACCGTAGGCATTCATGGGCACAAAGCGGAAACCGGTGACCCATGGCACAGAACAAGCGATATGCCGTCGGTTTCCGGACGGCGGTTGGACGACGAGGACGGCCGCCGACTGCCCGCCGGTGAGGTCCACGGCCGGCGGGGGGACCCGATGCGCGCCCGGGCCGGCGTCGCACCGATCCCCGGCCGTGAGCATCGCCGGCGCCGCGCTCCTCACTCTCCGTACATCACTCGTATGCTCCACATCACCGCGCCGCACGGTGCGCGGTGGCCGACTCTGATCGGAGGTCAAGCCCTCGGGTCGGAGGAAATCGAATGAACACCGCTTTCTCACGCGACTGGGAACACGCCGTGGTCACCGGCGGTGCCGGCTTCGTCGGTTCGCACCTGTGCGCGGCCCTGCTGGACGCGGGCGCCGCCGTCACCTGCGTGGACGACTTCAGCACCGGCCGGCGCGAGAACATATCCGCGCTGCTCGACCGCCCGGGGTTCACGCTGGTGGAAGCCAACGTCTCGGAGCCGTTCGACGTCGGCCGGCCACCCGGCCTCGTCCTGCACTTCGCGTCCCCGGCCTCCCCGGCCGACTACCTGCGACTGCCGCTGCACACCATGGAGGCCGGCAGCCTCGGTACGCGCAACGCACTGGCCCTCGCCCACGACGCCGGGGCCCGCTTCCTCCTCGCCTCCACCTCCGAGGTCTACGGAGACCCCCAGCAGCACCCGCAGAACGAGCGGTACTGGGGCAACGTCAACCCGGTCGGCCCGCGCAGCGTGTACGACGAGGCCAAGCGCTTCGGCGAGGCACTCACCACCGCCGAGGCCGACGCCCAGGGCACCAACACCGGCATCGTGCGGCTGTTCAACACCTACGGCCCCCGCATGCGCGGCTACGACGGCCGCGCCGTGCCCACCTTCATCCGCCAGGCGCTCGCCGGCGAGCCGCTCACCGTCACCGGTGACGGGCTCCAGACCCGGTCGCTGTGCTACGTCGACGACACCGTACGCGGCATCCTCGCCGCGGCCGCCCACGGCATGCGCGGTCCCGTCAACATCGGCAACCCCACCGAGATCACCATGCTCGAACTGGCGCGGCTCGTCATCGAGCTGACCGGGTCCAGCTCCGAGATCTCCTACATCGAACGGCCGACGGACGACCCCGCCGTGCGCTGCCCGGACATCACACTCGCGCGCGACAAGCTCGAATGGGAGCCGCGGGTGCCCGCCGAAGAAGGTCTGCGCCGCACCATCGCCTGGTATCGCGCCCACGTGGACAGCTGATCCGGCCGAACGCCCTCCCGGCCGCGCCCGTCCGCGCGACCCGGCTTCGCCCCGATTTCGCCGAAAGGCCAGGGACCCCATGCGCATCCTCGGAATCAACGCTCTCTTCCACGACCCCGCAGCCGCCCTCGTCATCGACGGCCGGACCGTCGCCGCGGCGGAGGAGGAGCGGTTCTCCCGGCGCAAGCACGGCAAGCGGCCGGTGCCGTTCTCCGCCTGGGAGCTGCCGGAGAAGGCCGCCGCCTGGTGCCTGAAGCGCGCGAACCTGCGCCCGCAGGACCTGGACGCGGTGGCGTACTCCTTCGACCCGGAACTCGCCAGGGCCGCCGAGGCCATGGGCCTGGACGACCCCTGGGACCACCTGCGGCTGACGTACGCCCGGCAGGCCCCCGCGTTCCTCAAGGCCGCCCTGCCGGGTCTCGACCCCGGCATCGTCCGGTTCGTACCGCACCACATGGCACACGCCGCGTCCGGAGCGTTCGCCGCCTCCGACGCCGACACCTCGTCGGTACTGGTCCTCGACGGCCGGGGTGAACGCGCCTCGCACCTCGCGGCACGCCGGATCCGCGGGCGGCTGGAGGCGTTCCACGCGCAGGACCTGCCGCACTCGCTGGGGCTGGTCTACGAGGAGCTCACCGAGCACCTCGGATTCCTGCGCTCCTCGGACGAGTTCAAGGTCATGGCCCTGGCCTCGCACGGCACCCCGCGCATGCTCCCCGAGCTGCGCCGCTACGTCTACCCCACCGGGGACGGGGGCTTCCGCGCGACGGGGGTGCCCTGGCACGAGCTGTGCGCGCCGCGCGGCGCGGACGAGCCGTGGACGCAGGACCACGCCGATGTCGCGGCCAGCGCCCAGGCCGTCCTGGAGGAGACCCTGCTGGACCTCGTGCGCTGGCTGCACGGCAAGACGCACGACAGCCTCCTCACCCTCGCCGGCGGCGTGGCGCTCAACTGCGTCGCCAACTCCCGGATCGCCCGCGAGGGCCCCTTCTCCCGGGTGTGGGTGCAGCCCGCCGCCGGTGACGCGGGGACCGCCCTGGGCAGCGCCCTGCTGCTCGCCGCCGACCGAGGGGACGAGCCGGAGCCCATGGCCGGCGCCGACCTCGGGCGCGACTGGTCGGAGGCGGAGCTCGGAGCCTGGCTGAAGACCGCGGCCGTACCGTTCGACCGGCCCGCCGACATCGCCGCGACCGTGGCCCGGGCGCTGGCGGACAACGCCGTCGTGGCCTGGTTCCAAGGGCGCTCGGAGTACGGGCCCAGGGCGCTCGGCCACCGTTCGCTGCTGGCGCACCCCGGACACGCGGGCAATCTGGAGCGGCTGAACGACGTCAAGGGGCGCGAGCAGTTCCGGCCGGTGGCGCCCATGGTGCTGGCCGACCGGGCCCCCGAAATCTTCGACGGGCCGATGCCCAGCCCGTACATGCTGTTCGTCCACGACGTGGCACCCGAGTGGCGCGGCCGGATCCCCGCCGTCGTGCACGTCGACGGCACCGCCCGCATCCAGACCGTCGACCCCGCGCGGGAACCCCTGGTCGCCCGGATGCTCACCGAGTTCGAGCGGCTGACCGGACTGCCGGTGGTCGTCAACACGAGCCTCAACACCGCGGGCCGGCCGATGGTGGACGACCCGCGCGACGCGCTGGAGTGCTTCGGTTCCTCGCCCGTCGACCTGCTCGCGATCGGCCCGTACGCGATCCGGCGCGGGGAGTTCTTCCACTCCTCGGACACGTACGACGACGGGGCGGTGCGATGAATCCCCACACAGAGGACGCGGCGGCCGGCGCTCCGGCCTACGCCGTGGTCATTCCCACGATCGGCCGCCGCAGCCTGACCACATGCCTGCGGGCGCTGGCCGCCGCCACCGGGCCGAAACCGGCGCAGGTCGTCATCGTCGACGACCGCCGCGAGACCGGCGGGCTGCCCCTGCCGGCCGACATCCCGCAGGCCCTGCGGCCCGTCACCACCGTGGTGACCGGCCGGGCCCGGGGCCCGGCGGCGGCGCGCAACCGGGGCTGGCGGGAGGCGGGTCCCGTGCCGTGGACCGTCTTCCTGGACGACGACGTCGTGCCGGGCCCCACCTGGGCGGAGGACCTCGCCAGGGACCTGGCGGCGGCGACGTACCGGACGGCGGCGGTCACCGCCCGCATCACCGTGCCGCTCCCCGCCGACCGGCGGCCCACGGACTGGGAACGCAACACCGCCGGACTGGCCACCGCCCGCTGGATCACCGCCGACATGGCGTACCGGCGCGAAGCGCTCGAAGCCGTCGGCGGCTTCGACGAACGCTTCCGGCGGGCCTTCCGGGAGGACGCGGACCTCGCGCTTCGGGTGCTGGCGGCGGGCTGGACGGTGAACGAGGGAACGCGCTCCACGGTCCATCCGGTCCGCCGCGCCGACCGCATGATCTCCGTACGCCTCCAGCGGGGCAACGCCGACGACGTCCTGATGAACCGGCGGCATGGCCGGGACTGGTGGACCCGGGCCGACGCGCCGCGCGGCCGGCTGCCCCGCCACCTCGTGGTGACGGGCGCCGCCCTGACCGCCCTGGCCTGCGCCGCCGCCGGCCGGCGGACCGCTGCCGGTGTGTGCGCCGCCGTGTGGCTGGCCGGTACGGCCGAATTCGCCCGGGCCCGGATCGCCCCCGGACCGCGTACCCGCGACGAGGTCGCGACCATGGCGCTGACCAGCGCCCTGATCCCGCCCGCCGCCACCTGGCACTGGCTGCGCGGCCGGATCAAGTACCACCGGGCGCTGCCGCTCGGCACGCACGAGGTTGCCGCACCACCACGCGCCCCGCGTGAGCCGGTCCAGGTACGGGTGCGCCCATGAACCGCCCGCCCACGCCCCGCCCCACGGCGCCCGCGCGGCTCACGAGCGGCCCCTGGCTGTTCGACGGCCCCCCGGAGGCCCGCCCCGGCCCCGCGCGCGGACCCGTCCGCCAGGACGCGCCGCCGGAGCCCGGGGGAGTGGGCGGCGGTCTTCCCGGAGCGGTGCTCTTCGACCGCGACGGCACGCTCGTCGTCGACGTGCCGTACAACGGGGATCCGGCGCGCGTGGAGCTCATGCCGTCGGCCCGGGAAGCCATGGAGGCCGTACGCGCCCTCGGCATCCCGGTGGGCGTGGTGAGCAACCAGTCGGGCGTCGGCCGCGGGCTGCTGACCCGCCGCCAGGTCGAAGCCGTGCGGCAGCGCGCCGAGGAACTCCTGGGCCCGTTCGCGGTCTGGGCGGTCTGCCCGCACGCGCCGTCCGACGGCTGCGGCTGCCGCAAGCCCGCGCCGGGCCTCGTCCTGGCCGCCTGCGCCCGGCTCGGCGTACCGGCCGCGCGCACCGTCGTCATCGGGGACATCGGCGCCGACGTGGCGGCCGCCCGCGCCGCGGGCGCGCGCGGTGTGCTCGTACCGACGCCGGTCACGCGCCCCGAGGAGACCGCGGCGGCCCGCGAGACGGCCGCCGACCTGCTCGGCGCGGTACGGCTGGTGCTGCCTCCCGGCGCCGTTCACGGCCGCCGGGCCGACGCCGCCGGCCGGGCGGCCGGAGGTGCGCCGTGACCCGCCCCCGGACACTCGTCGTCCGCCTCGACAGCACCGGCGACGTCCTGCTCGCCGGCCCCGCCGTACGGGCCGTCGCCGCCGGTTCCTCGCACACGGCGCTGCTGTGCGGGCCGCTCGGCGTACAGGCCGCGGGGCTGCTGCCGGGGGTCGACGAGGTCCTGGTGTACGACGCCCCCTGGGTCGGGATCGAGCCCGCGCCGGTGACGGGCGAGGCCACCCACAAGCTGCTGGAGGCGGTCGCGGCGCGCCGCTTCGACCGCGCCCTGGTGCTCGTCTCGTACCACCAGAGCCCGCTGCCGGGCGCCCTGCTGCTCAAACTCGCGGGCGTACGGTGGATCGCCGCCGACAGCGAGGACTACCCCGGCGCGCTCCTCGACCTGCGCCACCACCGGCTGCCCCACCGGCACGAGGTCCAGGCGGCCCTCGACCTGGCACGGGACGCCGGATTCGCGCTGCCGCCCGGTGACGACGGGACGCTGCGCATCAGCCCCCCGCCCGACACCGCGCACCTGACCGGACCCGGCCCGTACGTCGTCCTGCACCCCGGCGCCGCCGTCCCGGCCCGCGCCTGGAGCGCCGCACGCGCCGCGCGGGCCGCCGCCGCGCTGTCCGCCGGCGGCCACCGGGTCGTGGTGACCGGCGGCCCGGCGGAGAAGGACCTGACCGCCGAAGTCGCCGCGGACCACGCCCTCGACCTC is part of the Streptomyces agglomeratus genome and encodes:
- a CDS encoding glycosyltransferase family 9 protein, which translates into the protein MTRPRTLVVRLDSTGDVLLAGPAVRAVAAGSSHTALLCGPLGVQAAGLLPGVDEVLVYDAPWVGIEPAPVTGEATHKLLEAVAARRFDRALVLVSYHQSPLPGALLLKLAGVRWIAADSEDYPGALLDLRHHRLPHRHEVQAALDLARDAGFALPPGDDGTLRISPPPDTAHLTGPGPYVVLHPGAAVPARAWSAARAARAAAALSAGGHRVVVTGGPAEKDLTAEVAADHALDLGGATDLHQLAGVLAGASVAVVGNTGPAHLAAAVGTPVASLFTPVVPAERWGPYGVPHVLLGDQTAPCAGTRARRCPAPGHPCLDGVGDAEVLGAVAALGGRARTEAGCPAVPGGVSEKQRGGATA
- a CDS encoding carbamoyltransferase, which translates into the protein MRILGINALFHDPAAALVIDGRTVAAAEEERFSRRKHGKRPVPFSAWELPEKAAAWCLKRANLRPQDLDAVAYSFDPELARAAEAMGLDDPWDHLRLTYARQAPAFLKAALPGLDPGIVRFVPHHMAHAASGAFAASDADTSSVLVLDGRGERASHLAARRIRGRLEAFHAQDLPHSLGLVYEELTEHLGFLRSSDEFKVMALASHGTPRMLPELRRYVYPTGDGGFRATGVPWHELCAPRGADEPWTQDHADVAASAQAVLEETLLDLVRWLHGKTHDSLLTLAGGVALNCVANSRIAREGPFSRVWVQPAAGDAGTALGSALLLAADRGDEPEPMAGADLGRDWSEAELGAWLKTAAVPFDRPADIAATVARALADNAVVAWFQGRSEYGPRALGHRSLLAHPGHAGNLERLNDVKGREQFRPVAPMVLADRAPEIFDGPMPSPYMLFVHDVAPEWRGRIPAVVHVDGTARIQTVDPAREPLVARMLTEFERLTGLPVVVNTSLNTAGRPMVDDPRDALECFGSSPVDLLAIGPYAIRRGEFFHSSDTYDDGAVR
- a CDS encoding D-glycero-alpha-D-manno-heptose-1,7-bisphosphate 7-phosphatase, translated to MNRPPTPRPTAPARLTSGPWLFDGPPEARPGPARGPVRQDAPPEPGGVGGGLPGAVLFDRDGTLVVDVPYNGDPARVELMPSAREAMEAVRALGIPVGVVSNQSGVGRGLLTRRQVEAVRQRAEELLGPFAVWAVCPHAPSDGCGCRKPAPGLVLAACARLGVPAARTVVIGDIGADVAAARAAGARGVLVPTPVTRPEETAAARETAADLLGAVRLVLPPGAVHGRRADAAGRAAGGAP
- a CDS encoding glycosyltransferase family 2 protein, whose protein sequence is MNPHTEDAAAGAPAYAVVIPTIGRRSLTTCLRALAAATGPKPAQVVIVDDRRETGGLPLPADIPQALRPVTTVVTGRARGPAAARNRGWREAGPVPWTVFLDDDVVPGPTWAEDLARDLAAATYRTAAVTARITVPLPADRRPTDWERNTAGLATARWITADMAYRREALEAVGGFDERFRRAFREDADLALRVLAAGWTVNEGTRSTVHPVRRADRMISVRLQRGNADDVLMNRRHGRDWWTRADAPRGRLPRHLVVTGAALTALACAAAGRRTAAGVCAAVWLAGTAEFARARIAPGPRTRDEVATMALTSALIPPAATWHWLRGRIKYHRALPLGTHEVAAPPRAPREPVQVRVRP
- a CDS encoding NAD-dependent epimerase/dehydratase family protein, with protein sequence MNTAFSRDWEHAVVTGGAGFVGSHLCAALLDAGAAVTCVDDFSTGRRENISALLDRPGFTLVEANVSEPFDVGRPPGLVLHFASPASPADYLRLPLHTMEAGSLGTRNALALAHDAGARFLLASTSEVYGDPQQHPQNERYWGNVNPVGPRSVYDEAKRFGEALTTAEADAQGTNTGIVRLFNTYGPRMRGYDGRAVPTFIRQALAGEPLTVTGDGLQTRSLCYVDDTVRGILAAAAHGMRGPVNIGNPTEITMLELARLVIELTGSSSEISYIERPTDDPAVRCPDITLARDKLEWEPRVPAEEGLRRTIAWYRAHVDS
- a CDS encoding CBS domain-containing protein, whose protein sequence is MTTAREIMTPGTECIGADETVLVAARKMTELGVGALPICGTDNRLKGMLTDRDIVVKVLGAGKDPARTTAGELAQGEAVTIGADDDAGEILRTMTSHKVRRLPVIDGHDLVGIVAQADVARALPDPQVGDLLQALSTD
- a CDS encoding PhzF family phenazine biosynthesis protein → MRIYVVDAFTDRPFAGNPAGVCLLPAGEWPQDGWMQQVAAELNHSETAFALPRPGAGEAGWAIRWFTPLAETNLCGHATLATAHVLRTERGHIGTVRFSSRHSGALLAHTDAEGTITLDFPAAPGSRTPVPEGLAEALGTTPAATFRTGALGDLLTVLPDEDAVRAVVPDLDAVAALTRREKRRGVIVTAPAWADRTYDFVSRFFSPAEGIPEDPVTGSAHTALAPYWSERLGRDGLTGLQASVRGGLVRTAVRGDRVHLTGNAVTVLDGTLHT
- a CDS encoding DUF2795 domain-containing protein is translated as MNVNPIEMQKSLGGVNYPASKREIIEKAEKNGAKQEIKEALKALPEKEYESPAAVNREVGK
- a CDS encoding DUF6098 family protein; the protein is MGTPDDLPVLRTLDDVTRLIEGQDHLYVRWSRGPAKDLKAVSSKDDLTGVPMPGLSANSLDVEAWWENRPVKVWVARRLHDYSHLPREKGPDVHPWALRGRERGRGPDNEPLVGDVEPVGWIDGRVIEEAAAEVARQEGVWGPLRRRS
- a CDS encoding TIGR03557 family F420-dependent LLM class oxidoreductase, translated to MQIGYKLAAEAFGPAELVRQAVLAERAGFDFVEISDHYHPWLDNQGHSPFAWTVLGSIAAKTSRIGLATGVTCPTVRYHPAIVAQAAATLALLSDGRFVLGVGSGERLNEHVTGVGFPDAVSTRHEMLREALEIIRLLWRGGYQSYEGKHLRLRDARVFDLPAELPLIAVAASGPASTRIAAELGDGLFATEDKAEIVRQYRDAGGGGPRYAEVPMAWAPDEHTAAKAALETSRWAVTGWKVMSELPNPVNFDAATTTVREEDILEKFACGPDAARYVEVAQRFVDAGFDRLVMQNAGPDPDGFIDFYQRELASRIPALTPGGGRG
- a CDS encoding hemerythrin domain-containing protein; the protein is MAHGGDVIAELTTDHDEVKELFTNIEELPAGDRQRKVYADQVTMELVRHSVAEEAYLYPAVRKHVPGGDALADKELEDHAEAEQTMKDMESCEADDPQFDMLVGKLMTEIRTHILDEEDNLFPRLREACTPEMLNELGDKVRQAKKMAPTRPHPSAPDKPPANKLLAPGAGLVDRMRDALSGRGK